The stretch of DNA GCCCACATCTCCTTCTTTTCATACATATCTAAAACCCAATTATTATCTTCAACTCCACACTCGGTAACCATGTCATtccattttctttcaaaatcaaCAAGCTCATAATCACACAACATTAATTTCCTAAACAAATGCGTGAATCTGTTGCTCTTCACATTGGAGGTTGCATTCCTTATAAGATGCCAAGCGCATAGTCTATGGTGGGCATTAGGAAACACCCTTCTTATTGCATTCTTCATTGCTAAGTCACCATCCGTTATCACAGATTTTGGCATCTTGCCATTCATTACTTCCAACAAACATTCTAGCAACCAAACATATGTTTCCTCAGTCTCATTGGCAACAATAGCAGTGGCAAATACTGTAGTTTGGTTGTGGTGATTTACCCCTGAAAATATAACTAGAGGACACAAATATCGATTCTTTTTGTATGTTGCATCAAAAGCCAAAACATCCCCAAATATGTTGTAATCCATTTGACTCCTACCATCAGACCAGAATAAATGTTCCAACCTTCCTTGTTTATCAACTGTATGCTTCCAATACATTGTTGGATCAGAACTCTTCAAAGAACGCAAATATGCTAATGCAGCTCTTGAGTCAGTACCTTTAGAACGCCTCTCCTTGTCTACTGCATTATACATGTCTTGAACTGAGAAAGTGACATGCTCATATCCACCAACTTGATTAGCAAATGATCCAAATATTTGTGATGTCCTAATCCCCGACTTCTTATGGTGATTCATTTGAAGTATGTCATCATCATCCATTCCCCTATGACCTGGTAGAAACCcaataaatttttcttcaacAAAAGGGTGATTGTGGTAATCATTTATCCATCTTACGTACCAACGTTGATTGATGTGATCAAAATGCACAGTACACTTTGCCTCACAACCGCATCTTGTAACTACCTTTGCTTCACGCTGACGGATTTTGTTGTCCTTAAATCTATCTTCTCTAAACCCTTGCCTATAACACACAAACTCCTGTTGGACAACCTCTTGGTCTTTGTTTCTTCTTATCCTGTTTTTGCGGGCAGAAAATCCATGCATTCGACTGTACCAGTTATAGAATGTAAAAGCCACCTCACGGTTAGGAAAGTCATACTGCAATAATTCAGCTGGAGTAAACTTCTTAAAATTCAATCCACCCATATCTTCTACCCCGTTTATAGGAATTCTATGTCCTTTGTAATCAAATTTCATATTGATTGTCCCACTTTCAGTTTCCAAACCCTGAACAATTGTAAAACATATGTCAATAACATTTCAATAACATTATAGATCAGTTTACACAACAAAATCACATATAATTTACAACAAAAACACACCTCACATGAGTTATCAGTTGGACTACAAATTTGTTCTTCATATTCTGTTTCCATCTCAGGTTGTTTTGTTAAAAGAAGAGTTTCAActataaaatcaacaaaaaagaaGGTCAACAGTGCatatccattttcgttattgagcaatttcatattttaaattgtgCAATAATGTAATAAATAGAATTTTAACAACAAACCTTGAATTGATGAATTGGACGAAGCTGGAAATTTCCGGACAAATTTGCAGAGAAGAAGAACGATTTTTGTGCTTTAAATCAAAGAGGGAAAAATATAGTTTTGACATAGATCTATGCTTTGAAGAAGACGGGTTCACACCAAAGATGAGAGAAAACAAAGTCCATTGTGAAGATGATGAAGTTGTTGTGAACGAACGTGCGATGcagatgatgttgttgttgtgaacgtgaggaagaagatgaagttctTCCCTCACGCGAGGAAGAAGATGGAGGTGTTGTAGATCTGTGAGGGGCAAAACTGTAATCAACCAATTAAATGtgtttttcctttattttgaaatttctgGGTCCCACCATCCAATAAAATTGGGCAACCTGCTATAGCAGGTCAATTATAGGGGTGTATGGGTGCACCAGGTAAAGCAGGTGTATAATAGGGGCTTCCAAATAGTAaatgacatattttttttacactttatcCACTTTTCTTAAAGGgtgtgcatttttttttgtttctaa from Trifolium pratense cultivar HEN17-A07 linkage group LG5, ARS_RC_1.1, whole genome shotgun sequence encodes:
- the LOC123887277 gene encoding protein FAR1-RELATED SEQUENCE 5-like, with the translated sequence METEYEEQICSPTDNSCEGLETESGTINMKFDYKGHRIPINGVEDMGGLNFKKFTPAELLQYDFPNREVAFTFYNWYSRMHGFSARKNRIRRNKDQEVVQQEFVCYRQGFREDRFKDNKIRQREAKVVTRCGCEAKCTVHFDHINQRWYVRWINDYHNHPFVEEKFIGFLPGHRGMDDDDILQMNHHKKSGIRTSQIFGSFANQVGGYEHVTFSVQDMYNAVDKERRSKGTDSRAALAYLRSLKSSDPTMYWKHTVDKQGRLEHLFWSDGRSQMDYNIFGDVLAFDATYKKNRYLCPLVIFSGVNHHNQTTVFATAIVANETEETYVWLLECLLEVMNGKMPKSVITDGDLAMKNAIRRVFPNAHHRLCAWHLIRNATSNVKSNRFTHLFRKLMLCDYELVDFERKWNDMVTECGVEDNNWVLDMYEKKEMWATAHIRGKFFGGFRTTSRCEGLHAKIGKFVNYRNNLTEFLQHFNQCIEYLRYKELEADYLSMHGERVTQTEFHLLEKNASKVYTKNVFFLFRTIMQKSSAVKVVGCKQTASCFIYIVNKYCRSDSEWHVSYWPVSMEIKCSCLRMESIGIPCDHIVCVMVYLNMVEIPSSLVLDRWTKNVKDLSNYTRQGQSGGWDSMSVCRYKSLNQRCREINSLVCKNPEAYAETIELLNDHYGHVKSKYEVQDEGSDKMEGHNERYLQNPVIARTKGRGGNVAGRAGNKRKKSQCGFCGIVGHNKQTCAAFKKQKKTVDKSDVDDDEEDDGGGDDDDDDDDDDYR